The proteins below come from a single Drosophila kikkawai strain 14028-0561.14 chromosome 3R, DkikHiC1v2, whole genome shotgun sequence genomic window:
- the unc80 gene encoding protein unc-80 homolog isoform X9, with translation MVTNAAATGAAAGAAATSTTTATNNNNLQTNNNSHAANNNNDDFDFDQDNGLQDLGLPVSVQTFLWRQIAPFIRPKLGKLHESTCLFCQHAPGHHESKEACKSFEKVLVQNIQFGLSPPLTKALGAIPRWRLLQGALPHVMHACAALLHNRVKDMQAIGPVETKLLYTMQWILLYAAEECADDEGGEDLGLGETAEPKSKSIDQYLFSVPTITLFVYLFAPIIHHLKESDFQNFRLENGIKLWQGMWDNRAPGAPCFTASVKPKARNLLCAPTPKGSTDVFPARKHSLSADAMSPKADSPQSGISDYGRQDEEGSWVSSPKEFAFPETIPEEASSVEDERVVIFRLPSAPQLMDNSFFTADASLLQQQQSQSRRGSRQSMNSRDKDKVPSTKFEFDQQELMRGASMKEKRSASIEKETDSDKSDSIKADVSAATFLDVAVLRCLFISHWQEEGIFWSLQYLYNRLSDIGEEAAITLNQPRKRSNSLPIPQIEISLYQGPGSNSRDSPGSSVVKDYIEIPEPSPTVTACVVEEPQSAPSTSERRGSEKKKRVKMADLRAFVETKMFSKSEKNLEKVGLDTNSANGKTPTPLQHAEYHRSLDTGEKKLSRSASMISREPASNLIKGKSMPSLSCLLDSGYVEPPRAPRPSQATCPRSTAFYPRNPIITVTEHTPTPSPDYIKRQGSIDSQLDALSNGGSIAGGNGGGNGSTGMGSTTTRYRGQMLRSHTDSHIDYTGVDESEAPGSSFYITRDGGIDYEIILLAISNVFKRDPAQVCSLRVLEAGLNICELLIEMGVLKLGEHAHEISMSITRRALQVLGCPHGCNDGVRGPPADFLRNQCQKILSRMLRQAGQRTKRYMQEMVRTSPLPELIDYFHAFLAFCVDPSSLLSPLSQGGYSTNFSGGMSGGAEAQVVGAVFKPLVSRFVEASKDLKGPENIALYGDIRQLVTYVKGAHGGPFRLVALSGILAVTPRPHKKGPTSQTTRVIRHIPQANVPQSSQNDDNRSQRRLLLKKRSTSSACASLLETEACEEHYKTSQSPLSNFRRRTTGVRPTLTPRHSERALLSDSTSSSERNSLGRLSGLVRWFRGTPKEASSIDLEIGSLNPEISSTFMRHASLKIQRGRSSDGIGRSIQRAKRRVERRLNRFGGIVKGKKKVGGIEETADFSRRSSSDMCDGPRESEVVILKERKLVPTEPVRVGMLRLSFLLETCAPGSFPDPQLVAAVLDLPQAPLVARATFLLECAHFVHLCNKGQWPAWMKQNVGSYRTSGANININQMKHQVSQTSARRTHILQRAAGKMFHQWAEMVGARLEEILFTERLQYEAVNASLTDPEKQRELLQQDEEEDFLDETSVNPHGNDCPHSLKLIACVLLFEITAFLRDTYLMLPKTSKLIHRDKPAPWEKVYREANRRWSMALSSMGHSQTSAQSLQSIAAGNDVAGQSERKISFVLHEPDNESENSSNTTLTKEGGEEARRPTASAVRPFLLRRGTATTTGGSFKRRSLKLRRNTKDSKDIETDFNMQSRRKVSSLSDRSDTSEQGMISGGEESPGILSDDQQPESPTDSNENDDTAKNMPWLKAVIDMMSSYNYYCTHKGYCHPFCYKRHMRSCTRLVKATRKVYGEEFGFTFDADHPNVEPTVISSSKPHTSRSRSTRKVSEQSSTQTSPSKRKDSLSRKDRISDDPDLEMAEKLAKAFRQEKEKKLQEEPPILKFIRIHIRNLFHFPLATLLKGAVVLTEEMVIEAMPAAWELLLETNHDTATSSAAVFLMGSVKAQNFAFDIMQRALKHKDPDIRIGAIQRYLVLWKCRFHVWPRMEENAHDVTFKVPPGGIEFTLPSPKIGIESLPVVDPPWMPVQQTKDMDVTLNQDRHRSLVTATKSRKMQQTEAIRNALRQQRDKQRAERHSFLITMIPISQQASHEPGMEKLEDHEIEEDLDGTRMSSHLHHSHSLFPSVLCSSVMQIVGCLDDAAIGSDGNAVYEIAYQVIWVCLVEESALFLRYVFERLTRDRQDQMFKLLRHLIRFVPRLPQQAAFALYNSIIGYIMFYVRSSNELKQELVGSALSVLWMVVHSVHGIMFKDLKQILRKEQCDASILLTANVPAAKKIVVHGPADDDYNIPSQFPVQEDTLFCQLLKEALDYYPIDEKNTSHYCLVDYKSSKILNPNWYIRDLYFFKRSQYPEVRLMLMRPEESFLALQKQELTKKFVEIGKVHLTWAILKNVDMVVQRVVFLHEELMKLPSFPRKALEVDLDLHHGGEYGKVLLGLDVLHKFMWVRLIARMFEAMAGNFAYSADIQLFLNVLSGASILHAEDSCIMRYVMATFINAAFNFKNIFSTNGYFMIMPTLLQVYSLHQTNKLITTTIEYAVKQFYLLNRKPFILQMFGSVSAILDTDEDGTYGEAHKVQSSCLFNLLLSLEDPSPDPLNIAELVKEPKPLKAIDFCYHDEDDDVTVLDCITLCVMVVSYSAESTRGYQMLIILEAILPCYLQQIQSPSYIPLQGKSERDIILQLAVAIRTMVHNCEGLAKSYNGPYRNSPEHKGSSQRNCSRGPPCSPGLDFEEESHPKYLTDARTKNMMDSAEDSEMIRTEYRRPRDVLLSVVADFLTKSTARLAELAKKMPSDTKPTEVLDAKCHIRLADIAHSLLKVSPYDPESMACRGLQRYMQAVLPRAEWSNDTLRNALVTILRRIDKVFLKISKKPSIRRNTDWEAAAGLLKGIHETIIRHSYVLHWQQMKVLISTVQNLIVNEPGSGIPEGVSSAGAALMSQNPPAFFCSAVVRLVALQVVSPVDCFSLVHICGGSAEFATQEKAEGFLMHLIMPLCLKVCSGRGVSDVGELKMTDVTFLLTAVLNAMSPPAGRTGQAVSQINRVTGDLRAGSLTFTGSRDAKRPARISGSLYQAAFLALRIVCICFENRLSNEWPRIVRVMRDLGRRNEAAPDLWSFMEFVVTHRTPLYIVLLPFILHKISQPPIGDHERHMQFIIRERLRGTPPQGGIKSKGALLLELARELRDLRDELEEKRYVSTDRESSEQKKSDTPAATSAADAHKSQQRPSLISIFTGTTTGQATHSHVSAVPIDSRSGSGGICTPSDTLSQQTLHPPRESLSSSSTGRDPHTTTSESQSGEADAGSAPTLVGPTPSGSGHGSGSGCGTASAVPSHLSHSQSLQQAPFKAQPPKLRFVSSVEFRHSSGETSTTPLSPESPAEDSSGDHTRSRLQRSKAASRKTFRLKRSRLTPMEPPSIVTSHSQEEQPQPPQPKTLGEISWDSVSQTSSTSGYRDNNSLQTGLLSPDGSLGGLTLGRSPSQHSLLMVFEGQDEDTLI, from the exons ATGGTGACCAATGCCGCCGCAACGGGGgcagctgcaggagcagcagcaacaagcaccaccaccgccacaaacaacaacaacctgcAGACGAACAACAACAGTCATGcggcgaacaacaacaacgatgaCTTTGACTTTGACCAGGACAACGGACTGCAGGACCTGGGCTTGCCAGTGTCCGTGCAGACTTTCCTTTGGCGCCAAATAGCCCCCTTCATCCGGCCCAAGCTGGGCAAGCTGCACGAGTCTACCTGTCTG TTTTGTCAACATGCACCGGGACACCAT GAATCGAAGGAAGCCTGCAAG TCCTTCGAAAAAGTTTTGGTTCAAAACATCCAGTTTGGTCTCTCGCCGCCGCTTACCAAGGCTCTGGGTGCCATTCCCCGATGGCGCCTACTCCAAGGAGCCCTACCACATGTTATGCATGCCTGTGCTGCCCTGCTTCATAACCGCGTCAAGGATATGCAGGCCATTGGACCTGTGGAAACCAAGCTGCTCTACACCATGCAGTGGATCCTACTGTATGCCGCCGAGGAATGCGCCGATGATGAAGGCGGCGAGGATCTGGGACTGGGCGAAACGGCTGAGCCCAAATCCAAGTCCATAGATCAGTACTTGTTTTCGGTGCCAACGATTACG CTCTTTGTGTACCTCTTTGCACCCATCATACATCATCTAAAGGAGTCGGATTTTCAGAACTTTCGTCTGGAGAATGGCATTAAGCTCTGGCAGGGTATGTGGGACAACCGTGCACCGGGAGCGCCTTGCTTTACGGCTTCGGTAAAGCCCAAGGCCCGGAACCTGTTGTGTGCTCCCACTCCAAAGGGATCTACGGATGTGTTTCCCGCCCGTAAGCACTCCCTTAGCGCAGATGCCATGTCCCCCAAAGCGGACTCGCCGCAGAGCGGCATTTCTGATTACGGCAGGCAGGATGAGGAG GGTTCCTGGGTATCCTCACCCAAGGAGTTTGCCTTTCCCGAAACCATACCAGAGGAGGCTTCCAGCGTGGAGGATGAACGCGTTGTCATATTTAGACTGCCTTCGGCGCCACAACTAATGGATAACTCTTTCTTTACG GCCGATGCCAGTCTgctccagcaacagcagtcCCAGAGTCGTCGCGGCAGTCGCCAGTCTATGAACTCCCGCGACAAGGACAAGGTGCCTTCCACCAAGTTCGAGTTCGATCAGCAGGAGCTGATGCGCGGCGCCTCGATGAAGGAGAAGCGTAGTGCCTCCATCGAAAAAGAGACCGACTCGGACAAGTCAGACAGCATCAAGGCGGATGTATCTGCGGCCACCTTCCTCGATGTGGCGGTGCTTCGTTGCCTCTTCATCTCCCACTGGCAGGAGGAGGGAATCTTTTGGAGCCTACAGTACCTGTACAATCG TCTCAGCGACATTGGGGAAGAGGCAGCCATCACCTTGAACCAGCCTCGCAAGCGATCAAACTCCTTGCCCATACCCCAAATAGAGATATCACTCTACCAAGGACCCGGCAGCAATAGTCGCGACAGTCCAGGGAGCTCTGTGGTCAAGGACTACATCGAGATACCCGAGCCATCGCCCACGGTGACTGCCTGTGTTGTGG AGGAACCCCAAAGCGCACCGAGCACCAGTGAAAGGCGTGGCAGCGAGAAGAAGAAACGGGTCAAAATGGCGGATCTGCGGGCCTTCGTGGAGACCAAAATGTTCTCAAAGTCGGAGAAGAATTTGGAAAAAGTAGGGCTAGATACAAACTCTGCCAATGGCAAGACACCAACACCACTGCAACATGCA GAGTACCACCGCAGCCTGGACACTGGTGAAAAGAAGCTATCGCGTTCGGCTTCCATGATCAGCCGAGAGCCGGCCAGCAACTTGATCAAGGGAAAATCCATGCCCAGCCTCAG CTGTCTGCTTGATAGCGG ATACGTAGAGCCACCCAGGGCGCCGAGGCCATCGCAGGCCACCTGTCCGCGCTCCACGGCGTTTTACCCGCGAAATCCCATCATTACCGTCACAGAGCACACGCCCACACCCTCGCCAGACTACATTAAGCGACAG GGATCCATTGACTCCCAGCTGGATGCCCTAAGTAATGGCGGAAGCATTGCCGGCGGCAATGGAGGAGGCAATGGCAGCACCGGCATGGGCAGCACGACCACCCGTTACCGTGGCCAAATGCTGCGCTCCCACACGGACTCCCATATCGATTATACAGGCGTGGACGAGTCCGAGGCGCCTGGCTCGTCCTTCTACATTACCCGCGATGGCGGCATTGACTACGAGATAATCCTGCTGGCCATCAGCAATGTGTTCAAGCGGGACCCGGCCCAAGTGTGTTCGCTTCGTGTCTTGGAGGCGGGACTAAACATATGCGAGCTCCTGATCGAAATGGGTGTCCTCAAGTTGGGTGAACATGCCCACGAGATATCCATGAGCATAACTAGGCGAGCTCTGCAGGTCCTGGGTTGTCCACACGGCTGCAATGACG GTGTTCGAGGTCCTCCCGCTGACTTCCTGCGCAACCAGTGCCAGAAGATCCTGTCCCGAATGCTGCGACAGGCCGGCCAGCGGACCAAGCGATACATGCAGGAGATGGTCCGAACGTCACCGCTGCCAGAGCTCATCGACTACTTTCACGCCTTCCTGGCCTTCTGCGTGGACCCCAGCTCGCTGCTGTCGCCCCTGA GTCAGGGCGGCTATTCGACCAATTTTAGCGGCGGCATGAGTGGCGGCGCCGAGGCTCAAGTGGTTGGGGCAGTCTTCAAGCCCCTGGTCAGTCGCTTTGTGGAGGCCAGCAAGGACCTGAAGGGCCCCGAGAACATAGCCCTTTACGGCGACATCCGGCAGCTGGTTACCTATGTCAAGGGCGCCCATGGCGGACCCTTCCGTCTGGTGGCCCTCAGCGGCATCCTGGCTGTGACCCCAAGGCCCCACAAGAAGGGACCGACCTCGCAGACCACGCGAGTAATCAG ACACATTCCCCAGGCCAATGTCCCGCAGAGTTCGCAGAACGACGACAATCGCTCCCAGCGTCGCCTGCTGCTAAAGAAGCGCAGCACCTCGTCCGCCTGCGCC AGCCTGCTGGAGACGGAGGCGTGCGAGGAGCACTACAAGACCAGCCAATCACCGCTGAGCAACTTCCGGAGGCGCACAACCGGCGTAAGGCCCACGCTGACACCGCGACATAGCGAGAGAGCCCTGCTCTCCGATTCCACGTCCAGCTCCGAACGCAATTCGCTGGGACGGCTCAGCGGCTTGGTGCGCTGGTTCCGCGGCACGCCCAAGGAGGCATCGTCCATTGACCTGGAGATCGGGTCCCTCAACCCGGAGATCTCCTCCACATTCATGCGGCACGCCTCGCTAAAGATCCAGCGCGGCCGGTCGAGCGATGGCATTGGGCGGTCCATTCAGCGTGCCAAGCGACGCGTCGAGCGGCGGCTGAACCGTTTCGGTGGCATTGTGAAGGGCAAAAAGAAGGTTGGTGGCATCGAGGAAACGGCCGACTTCAGCCGGCGCAGCTCCTCGGACATGTGCGACGGGCCACGCGAATCGGAGGTTGTCATCCTCAAGGAACGGAAGCTGGTGCCCACAGAGCCGGTGCGGGTGGGCATGCTACGGCTCTCCTTCCTGCTGGAGACCTGTGCCCCTGGCTCCTTTCCGGATCCCCAACTGGTGGCTGCCGTTCTGGATCTG CCCCAAGCTCCTCTTGTGGCCCGGGCCACTTTTCTGCTGGAGTGCGCCCACTTCGTTCATTTGTGCAACAAGGGTCAGTGGCCCGCCTGGATGAAGCAGAACGTGGGCAGCTACCGGACCTCCGGGGCCAACATCAACATTAACCAGATGAAGCATCAGGTGAGCCAAACGAGCGCCAGACGCACTCACATCCTGCAACGAGCTGCCGGGAAGATGTTCCACCAGTGGGCGGAAATGGTGGGTGCCCGTCTGGAGGAGATCCTGTTCACCGAACGTCTGCAGTACGAGGCGGTAAATGCTAGCCTCACCGATCCCGAGAAGCAGCgcgagctgctgcagcaggacgaggaggaggatttCCTAGACGAGACATCGGTCAATCCGCATGGCAACGATTGCCCGCACTCCCTGAAGCTGATTGCCTGCGTCCTGCTCTTTGAGATCACCGCATTCTTGAGGGACACGTACCTGATGCTTCCCAAGACATCCAAGCTAATCCACCGGGACAAGCCGGCGCCGTGGGAGAAGGTTTACCGCGAAGCCAATCGTCGTTGGTCAATGGCCCTGAGTTCTATGGGTCATTCACAGACCTCGGCTCAGAGTCTGCAGTCGATAGCAGCGGGCAACGATGTTGCTGGTCAGTCAGAGCGAAAGATATCCTTTGTCCTCCACGAACCGGATAATGAGTCCGagaacagcagcaacacaacGCTGACAAAGGAGGGAGGCGAAGAGG CTCGTCGTCCCACAGCCTCTGCTGTTCGTCCATTCTTGTTAAGACGCGGCACTGCCACCACCACAGGCGGATCTTTCAAGCGTCGCTCTCTGAAGCTTCGTCGCAATACCAAGGACAGCAAGGATATAGAAACAGATT TTAACATGCAATCGCGACGAAAGGTTTCGTCTCTATCAGATCGCAGCGACACCTCGGAGCAGGGCATGATTAGTGGAGGCGAGGAGTCACCGGGAATCCTTAGTGACGATCAGCAACCAGAATCGCCCACTGACTCAAACGAAAACGATGACACGGCCAAGAATATGCCCTGGCTGAAGGCAGTCATCGACATGATGTCCAGCTACAACTACTACTGCACCCACAAAGGATACTGCCATCCTTTCTGCTATAAGCGTCACATGCGCTCCTGCACCCGGCTAGTTAAGGCCACACGGAAG GTCTATGGCGAGGAATTTGGGTTTACCTTCGATGCCGATCATCCCAATGTCGAGCCAACGGTAATCAGCTCCAGCAAACCCCACACTTCAAGATCCCGCTCCACGCGGAAAGTATCAGAGCAGAGCTCCACCCAGACTTCTCCTTCCAAGCGCAAGGATAGTTTGTCACGCAAGGATCG CATAAGTGATGACCCTGACCTGGAAATGGCTGAGAAACTGGCCAAAGCCTTCCGCCAGGAGAAGGAAAAGAAGCTGCAGGAGGAGCCACCAATTCTCAAGTTTATTCGCATCCATATTCGCAATCTGTTTCACTTTCCGCTGGCCACCTTGCTCAAGGGCGCCGTTGTGCTTACCGAGGAGATGGTCATCGAGGCTATGCCAGCTGCATGGGAGCTCCTGCTGGAGACGAACCATGATACGGCCACTTCCAGCGCCGCTGTCTTTTTGATGGGCTCCGTAAAGGCCCAAAACTTTGCCTTCGATATCATGCAGAGGGCCCTAAAGCACAAGGATCCGGACATAAGGATTGGGGCCATCCAGCGGTATTTGGTGCTCTGGAAGTGCCGCTTCCACGTCTGGCCGCGAATGGAGGAGAACGCCCACGACGTTACGTTTAAGGTGCCGCCAGGCGGCATTGAATTCACTCTACCCTCACCCAAGATTGGTATCGAAAGTCTTCCTGTGGTGGATCCGCCGTGGATGCCAGTTCAACAAACGAAGGACATGGACGTCACACTGAACCAAGATAGACAT CGATCCCTGGTCACCGCCACCAAGAGCCGTAAGATGCAACAGACGGAGGCCATCCGGAACGCTCTGCGCCAGCAGCGGGACAAGCAGAGGGCGGAGCGGCACAGCTTCCTTATTACCATGATACCCATTAGCCAGCAGGCCTCTCACGAGCCAGGTATGGAGAAGCTGGAGGACCACGAGATCGAAGAGGATCTGGACGGAACCCGCATGTCCTCGCACCTGCACCACTCCCACTCGCTGTTCCCCTCCGTGCTCTGCTCGTCCGTGATGCAGATCGTTGGCTGCCTGGATGACGCCGCCATCGGTTCAGACGGCAATGCGGTGTACGAGATCGCCTACCAGGTGATCTGGGTGTGTCTGGTCGAGGAGTCCGCTCTGTTCCTGCGCTACGTGTTCGAGCGTTTGACTCGCGACCGACAGGATCAAATGTTTAAGCTGCTGCGCCACCTCATCCGATTCGTGCCCCGTCTGCCGCAGCAGGCGGCCTTTGCTCTCTACAACTCGATCATTGGGTACATCATGTTCTATGTGAGATCTTCCAATGAGCTCAAACAAGAG CTTGTGGGGTCTGCCCTTTCGGTTCTGTGGATGGTGGTGCACTCAGTGCACGGCATCATGTTCAAGGACTTGAAACAGATCCTTCGAAAGGAGCAGTGCGATGCCTCCATCCTGCTAACGGCCAATGTGCCTGCAGCCAAGAAGATCGTGGTGCACGGACCGGCTGATGACGACTACAACATACCCTCGCAATTTCCCGTGCAGGAGGACACACTCTTCTGTCAGCTGCTGAAGGAGGCCCTGGATTACTATCCCATAGATGAGAAGAACACCAGTCACTACTGCCTGGTGGACTACAAGAGCA GTAAAATTCTCAATCCGAATTGGTACATTCGCGATCTGTACTTCTTCAAACGCTCCCAGTACCCGGAGGTGCGTCTCATGCTGATGCGTCCGGAAGAGTCCTTCCTGGCCCTGCAGAAGCAGGAGCTAACCAAGAAATTTGTCGAGATTGGAAAAGTTCATCTGACCTGGGCGATCCTCAAGAACGTCGACATGGTAGTGCAGCGGGTGGTGTTTCTGCACGAAGAGCTGATGAAGCTGCCCTCGTTTCCGCGCAAGGCTCTCGAAGTGGATCTGGATCTGCACCATGGCGGCGAGTACGGAAAGGTGCTGCTCGGGTTGGACGTCCTGCACAAGTTCATGTGGGTGCGACTGATCGCCCGCATGTTCGAGGCCATGGCTGGTAATTTCGCCTACTCCGCAGACATCCAACTCTTCCTGAACGTCCTTTCCGGCGCCTCCATTCTGCACGCCGAAGATTCCTGCATCATGCGCTATGTGATGGCCACCTTCATCAACGCCGCCTTCAACTTTAAGAACATCTTCTCCACGAACGGTTACTTTATGATTATGCCCACGCTGCTACAGGTCTACTCCCTGCATCAGACCAACAAGCTGATCACCACCACCATTGAGTACGCGGTCAAGCAGTTCTATCTGCTCAACCGGAAGCCCTTCATCCTGCAGATGTTCGGCTCCGTTTCCGCCATTCTGGACACCGACGAAGACGGCACCTATGGAGAGGCCCACAAGGTGCAGTCCAGCTGTCTCTTCAATCTCCTGCTAAGTTTGGAGGACCCCTCGCCGGATCCGCTAAACATTGCGGAATTGGTCAAGGAGCCAAAGCCTCTCAAGGCCATTGACTTTTGCTATcacgacgaggacgacgacgtgACCGTGCTGGACTGCATCACACTCTGCGTAATGGTGGTTTCCTACTCCGCGGAGAGCACCCGAGGATACCAGATGCTG ATTATTTTGGAGGCCATTCTGCCGTGCTACTTGCAGCAGATCCAATCGCCCAGCTACATTCCGCTGCAGGGAAAGTCCGAGCGCGACATTATCCTCCAGCTCGCAGTGGCAATTCGCACCATGGTGCACAACTGCGAGGGCCTGGCCAAGAGCTACAACGGACCGTATCGGAACAGTCCAGAGCACAAGGGCTCCTCGCAGCGCAACTGCAGTCGCGGCCCGCCCTGTTCGCCTGGCCTGGACTTTGAGGAGGAGTCACACCCCAAGTACTTGACGGATGCACGCACTAAGAACATGATGGACTctgccgaggattcggaaATGATTCGCACTGAGTACCGGAGACCCCGAGACGTACTGCTCTCCGTGGTGGCGGATTTCCTCACAAAATCCACGGCTCGACTGGCGGAGCTGGCCAAGAAGATGCCCAGTGACACCAAGCCAACCGAGGTCCTGGACGCTAAATGCCACATCCGCCTGGCGGATATTGCGCACTCGCTTCTGAAGGTGTCGCCTTACGACCCTGAGTCCATGGCGTGCCGGGGTTTGCAGCGCTATATGCAGGCTGTTCTGCCACGGGCAGAGTGGTCTAACGACACTCTTCGCAACGCCTTGGTCACCATTCTGCGGCGCATCGACAAGGTGTTCCTTAAGATTTCAAAAAAACCCTCAATTCGGCGCAACACCGACTGGGAGGCGGCCGCCGGCCTACTGAAGGGCATCCACGAGACAATAATCCGGCACTCATACGTCCTCCACTGGCAGCAAATGAAGGTCCTTATCAGCACTGTGCAAAATCTGATCGTCAATGAGCCCGGATCCGGCATTCCCGAGGGTGTCTCCAGCGCAGGGGCGGCCCTCATGTCTCAGAATCCACCGGCCTTTTTCTGCTCAGCCGTGGTGCGCCTGGTGGCCCTCCAAGTGGTCAGCCCCGTGGACTGCTTCTCCCTCGTCCACATTTGCGGGGGCAGCGCAGAGTTTGCCACGCAGGAAAAGGCCGAAGGCTTTCTAATGCATCTGATCATGCCGCTGTGTCTGAAGGTCTGCTCGGGACGCGGTGTATCCGACGTGGGTGAGCTCAAAATGACGGACGTGACCTTTTTGCTGACCGCCGTTCTCAACGCAATGAGCCCGCCGGCAGGTCGCACCGGTCAGGCTGTGTCGCAGATTAACCGTGTCACCGGGGACCTCCGTGCCGGGTCCCTCACTTTCACGGGCAGTCGGGACGCCAAGCGTCCGGCTCGCATCTCCGGTTCCCTCTATCAGGCCGCCTTTCTGGCCCTACGCATCGTTTGCATCTGCTTCGAGAATCGGCTGTCCAACGAGTGGCCACGCATCGTCCGGGTGATGAGGGATTTGGGCAGGCGGAATGAAGCTGCTCCAGACTTGTGGAGCTTCATGGAGTTTGTGGTCACCCACCGAACGCCCCTCTATATTGTCCTGCTGCCCTTCATTTTGCACAAG ATCTCGCAGCCACCCATTGGAGACCACGAACGGCACATGCAGTTCATCATCAGGGAGAGACTTCGCGGAACGCCGCCTCAGGGCGGAATCAAGTCGAAGGGAGCCCTGCTGCTGGAGTTGGCCCGGGAGCTGCGCGACCTGCGCGACGAGCTGGAGGAGAAGCGATACG TCTCCACAGATCGCGAGAGCTCCGAGCAGAAGAAGAGCGACACCCCGGCGGCAACCAGTGCGGCAGACGCTCACAAGTCGCAGCAAAGACCTTCACTCATATCTATATTCACAGGGACCACCACCGGCCAGGCCACCCACTCGCACGTCTCCGCCGTGCCGATCGACTCGCGCAGCGGATCGGGGGGCATCTGCACACCCAGCGACACGCTGTCGCAGCAGACGCTGCACCCGCCGCGGGAGTCGTTGTCGAGCAGCTCCACGGGCCGCGATCCGCACACGACGACCAGCGAGAGCCAGAGCGGCGAGGCGGACGCAGGCTCGGCGCCGACGCTGGTGGGGCCCACGCCTAGCGGATCGGGTCACGGCTCCGGCTCCGGTTGCGGCACCGCCTCTGCCGTGCCCTCGCACCTCTCGCACTCGCAGTCGCTCCAGCAGGCTCCCTTCAAGGCGCAGCCCCCGAAACTGCGCTTCGTCTCGTCCGTGGAGTTCCGGCACTCCTCCGGAGAGACCTCAACCACGCCGCTATCGCCGGAAAGTCCGGCCGAGGACAGCTCCGGGGATCACACCCGCTCACGTCTACAGCGCTCGAAGGCAGCCAGCCGGAAGACCTTCCGGCTAAAGCGCAGCCGTCTAACGCCCATGGAACCACCCAGCATT GTCACCTCGCACTCCCAGGAGGAGCAGCCACAGCCGCCCCAGCCCAAAACACTCGGCGAGATATCCTGGGACTCCGTTTCGCAGACATCCTCGACGTCGGGCTATCGGGATAACAACAGCTTGCAGACGGGCCTGCTCTCACCGGACGGATCCCTGGGAGGACTGACCCTGGGCCGGTCGCCCTCGCAGCACTCGCTCCTCATGGTGTTCGAGGGCCAGGACGAGGACACGCTCATTTAA